From the genome of Nicotiana tabacum cultivar K326 chromosome 17, ASM71507v2, whole genome shotgun sequence:
cacctgtccaagaagtcctgagcatcctctctctctgtgccactaaaaggtggtggctggagtctcccaaacctctccaacctacgctgatcatcctcaggcacaggtggtgcctgagcgggtgcatcaacaactggaatctggtcccgatctgggacaactggtggatctgctgGTATTGCCCCAACTGTggtgcgggctgcacctctgcccctaccacggcctctaccgcggcctcggcctctcgcggccctggctggtggtattggtggctGGCCCtcttgaccggtagcacgagtcctcaccatctgtgagagaatgaaacaatagatgtttagttactagaatcaacagatttgcacgacaagaattcaagaatgtggagtttcctaaaggttttgcagcctctcaaagataagtacagatgtctccgtaccaatccgcaagactctactaaacccgctcatgactcgtgagacctatgtaacctaggctccgataccaacttgtcacgacccaaactaaccctgtcgtgatggcgcgtATCGTAAAACTAGGCAAGCCggctcatttccaaaacaaaccgatattttcatttcaaagataattttaaggctatctaacataaaaaccttcgtaaaggagttcaaatcaaaataaaagtgcggaaagaaaagcccgatatcggggtgtcactagtcatgagcatctactataatttatctgacaatatcgagactaacatagtttgtaaaatagctaaatacaactaaaggaagataagatgGAGAAAAGCAgaactgcgatcgccaggcagctacctcgctatccccgagaaaatctgcaaccgaaTAGTCAACAACCggtaccgtgtccagctacacctggatctgcacacaaggtgcgggaagtaacgtgagtacgccaagtcagtaagtaacaacaataaataaagactaagcagtagtgacgagcaataagcaTATAAAGTTTATATcataaaatctcagtaaaataccacatgcttttaaaatcagggtttgaatcaaaacatctcgtttaaacctagttctagtaaaatcatttaaagatatttttcaacagttttcaaacaaaggctcaatgcaaggtaagcaaaaatgatgaaattataaacagcccatcgggcaaaaatatcactcatatacagcccatcgggaaaacctcacagtcactcgtatacagcccctcgggcatacctcacaatcactcgtaaacagcccatcgggcatacctcacaatcactcgtaaacagcccatcgggcatacctcaccatcacccatgcctcccagtcactcagcactcggcactcgcactcagtaggtacctacgctcactgggggtatgtacaaactccagaggggctccttaagtccaagcgctatatcaagccaaatcatggcataaatcaatcaggccatcggcctatatcaaacatgctgtggcgtgcagcccgatcccataaatatcctcataaatcAGTccatcgacctcactcagtcataaacctctcaagccactcgggctctcagtaaaacagggtattcagcccaaaacaacatttatatgcatcaaaatagagtaataaaaaatgagttatgcagtaaacaggtataaccatgactgagtataaattttcaatcgaaaacagtaaggggatagtaagaaaagacccctaagggtccaaatagcactcgcacaaggcccaaacatggcattcaacccaatttacagaaactctttctaaaacaatAAGTATCacatagtttcaacaaaatatacaactttacagttgctacgggacggaccaagtcacaatccccaacagtgcacgcccacatgcccgtcacctagcatgtgcgtcacctcaaaatagtaaaatgatacgaaatctAGGATGTCATACCcccaggactagatttacaatcgttacttacctcaaaccggtcaaatctctacctcgCGATGCTCTtacctctcgactcggcctccaaatgctccgaatctattcacaatcagtacaataccatcaatatacgctaatggaatgaattccacaagaaaaactaccaatttagaccaaaaactcgaaattggctcaaacccggccccgagCCCACgactcaaaatcgggtaaaagtcacaaattacgaacgcccattcactcacgagttcaaccatactagtttcactcaaatccgacttcgaatcgacattcaaattccaaaaattcattttatgaggtttctacaatttttcctaaaatttcacctcaaagtactaatcagatgatgaaatcattgatatattcatgtatattaaccaaattcgagttagaatcacttaccgagatgaatttcttaaaaaacccacgaaaaatcgccacaaaccgagctccctaggtccaaaatgtgaaataatgcccTAAACCCCATTTATATAGTGCACCCTCTGAACTCCCACTATGCGGCCCGCGGAATTCCAAGTGCGGCCGCGCCTCCCAGGTCCTGCGGTCGCGAAAAACtggtgcggccgcacattttgGTGGCTGCATtgccaggctttagtattttggccataactttctctacaaatgtccaaatgatgatttctttacctttctggaaactagacatgaagggctacaaattatttttaaattatctcaaaatttcttgtagatcaaaagatataggcttccgaagtcggaccagcggATCTGCAGAACCTTTCCCCGGAGTGCGGCCGCAGCAGAATTATGCGATCCGCGAAATTACAACTTAACCTTCTAAATGAGAGAATGAGTGTCCCATTCCATTCCGAAACTACTCTGGACCCGAACCTACTAACCCGATACAACACAACacaactgaacaacacataaagaagcagaaatgggggaaacgaggctacaactctcggaacgaccagccgagtcgttacaattaattataatataaatatataaactctaaaattttactttcctttattgtCTAAGTTCATCAATCAACTCTAAtcaagtaacaagacatttctaatgatcaaatttattcctCTATGTACAGTTTTTTCTCTCTGGGTTGATATTTGctggttttggacaaaacttttgtcaacaaatgcttttagttttgtatttttgaatagtttaattaagaatattataatTTATGACTCTAtacactagttagtattcaaatcgaaaggaaaaaaatgaaccatatcaaatttaattaggtacggtatttgtatagtattttaagaaatcgaataccaaaaatatcgaaccgaaatgtctaaataccgtaccgtaGCGACGACAGCGTAACACCGGAGTAGTATCATTTGAGCTTGCTTAAGGGTACTAGCGTCTTTCCATGAATGAAGTCAACTTGAACACTCATTAAACAATCAGTGGCCTCTTTTGCTCCTGCTGAAAAGTGAAAAGTAGAACACCTTTTTCCTTCTCAGCGCCAGCCATAGTGCCGTACATTCAGCTCTCCTCCTCCATGTACACATAACATACTACTTGAATCCCAATATTCATCTACTTAACTTCACTTCAGCTTTTGGGTGACCTCAAAATTCAATGAGGCTCTTCGTTTAAGAATTGTGTGTATCAACATCACAATCAGGTTAAGCTAAAATGCTTCTCAATCAATTCGATTTTATTATCAAATTATGAAGCTCTAAATTGCATTCTCTGTTacaatcttttttttatttttttatgttcgTGTTGGTTCTTCTTAATAATTCCAGTGCTGCACcgcattgtacctttcagctatCCTGCATGctcctttttacccattttatgtATAACCCTCTTGCTTTCAGTTAATGTTAATTAATAGAAACATTCTTTCTTATGTTAGAGAGAGGACCAGTTTCTAAAATGTCTGTTTATAGTCTCAGGGTCCATCACGTTTTGAAGTTACCTTTAGTTATATCTGAAATACAACGACAATAACACTTtggtcccaaacaagttgggtcAGCTATATGAATTCTTGCTGGCGCTCGCTACTCCATTTAAACTCATCTTGTGCCAATATTAtgcaaatacaaataaaaagtaTGTAATGTGAGGATTCATCATGAAATTTGCATGTTTTATGCTGGCTGCCAGCTTACCGCAACCTACTCCTTTATTCGGTCTTGGGAGCGGCAATGTGAGCAATCTCATGCAGGCGTAAAATGCCTCTCTTATTTTGTATCAATTAGCTTTTAGCCCTTAATATATATTATAACCaaataacttaataaattaaAGCAAAATAACTGCAATCCCaagcacccaagggtgtggcctaggGTCAATGAAGTAGGTAAAGAGCCATTAGGTCTCATGTTCAAATCCCAAAGGAGGCAAAAACACTACGTGATTTCTTCCCATTTGTCCATGCCTTGCTGGACAAAGTTACCTGGTACCTGTTGCTGACTGGAGGTAGTAGATATCCCGTGGAGTTAGTCCAGGTACGCATAAGCTGGCCTGGACACCACGGTTATATAAAAAGAGAAGTGCAATCCCACGATAGTTATCACATGTGTCTCACCTTATAAAGGATTCATATAACAACCTCAAACACATTTGGGATTGAGTAGTAGTTGATTGACTGTTGATACTATGTTTATGGAATTTTGGTTCTTTATTAATTAGTGATCTCTTGACAGGAAGATATGGTTACAAGCACATTACCAGATGCATTATTTGGATCTGTTCAATATCATCCTAGCATTTCTTCGCGCAGACATCATGACCCTGTTCAATTTTTTGCTGTTAAGTCACTTTCCACAGCCAATAGAAGGAGTTCTGGTGGGAAAAGGTGTGACATTCGTTCCAGTATACACAAAGTTTGAATTATTTTGGATGCAAGAAAGGTTAAATGTGATAATCTTATTATTTCAGAAAAGTTCTATTCGCGGAAGCCTGGCTCTGCAAACCAAGACATGTCGTTTTCTCGAGCATGGTTTACATTTCTATGCCTTCTACAAGTATCTTTGATATCTTGTTATTTAACTGAGTTATGGTGCTAGTGATTACTACTACTGAAACCTCATTGTTACTTCTAGGATGATTCAGCAGAAGCTCTCACAGATTTCCTTGATGATGGGGATGGTAATTCGTTGGGGAGTAGCAAAGTAGTAGGGGTTGATGACAATGAATTGTTGGCAACTAGAAAAGCTCTCTCTGATGCTCGAGCCAGAAACAAAGCCATTGAAAAGGAAAGAGATCAATTGCTTGAAAAGTTAGCTCGGTCTGAGGCTAAACAGAAGGAGTATTTGTCAACTGTAATGCACGACAAGGATTTGGCCATATCGGAACTTGAGGTGGCGGAAGCTCTATTTAACAATAAGCTAGAAGAGTCTTTGGAGGAGAAATTTAGCTTAGAATCTAAGTTGGTCTTGGCAAAACAAGATGCTGTTGAACTTGCGGTTCAGGTTGAGAAGCTTGCGGAGATTGCTTTTCAGCAGGCAACTTCTCACATACTTGAAGATGCACAATTACGAGTTTCAGCTGCTGAAGCTTCTGCAGCAGAGGCTTCTTTTCaaattgaagaacaaataagGAGTGCCTCTGAAGGGGCCATAAACTCTGTTCTGCAACAGTCTAAGGATGCCATAGAAAAGGCTTTGGCTGTAGCTGAATCAGTTGGTGACCATACAACAAAAGCCATGGCTGCATTTGTAGATAACATGGGTCCGGTTGATGAGATCATATCAGTTCAGTCCCAGAATATTAAGTTAAGCAACACTGTGAATGACTTGGAGTCTCAATTACTGATTTATAGAAATGACATTGACAGATTGAAATTAGAGCTAAAGCAAGCGCGTAAAGAAGCAAAAGCGTACGAACTCCGTGCAAATGATGTAGAGAAATTATTGCTTGAGTTTCAGGAATCAAGTAGAAAAGCAGCTGTCCAACAGGAGGAGGAAATAAAATCATTATTagagaaaatgagaaaagatgCTACCGAGAAAAGGAAGGCAGCATCAAAGGCGTTTAAGCTTGAGATCGAGAGAATGAAGGCTTCGATTGAAGCAGCAAAAGAAATAGCACGTTCACAAGATGAGGCATATATGCGAAGATGTGAAGCACTGCAGAGATCTTTAAGAGCAGCTGAAGCTGCTTCGAAAATGTGGAGGCAAAGAGCAGAAATGGCTGAGGATCTATTACTGAAGAAAAGTTCTTCAGAAGAAAGGGATGAGGAAGCTATTTATTCTGTTAATGGTGGAAGAATAGACCTTCTTATGGATGACGATTCACAGAAATGGAAACTTTTAACTGATGGTCCTCGCAGGCCAACTCCTGAGTGGATGGCACGGAGGATAAGATCTCTCCGTCCCAGGTTTCCACCTAGGAAGACTCATGTATCTGAGGCCATGACAGCAGGATATAAAACTTTGGACTTACCAAAACCTGATGAAGTATGGTCTATTGCCCAAGAAAAGCTAAAGGAAGGAGATGTGCTAGTTGAGCATGTGATTGAGAAAGAAGTTATTGAAAAGAAGAGGAAGGCTTTGGAACGTGCTCTTCAACGGAAGACAGTTAAATGGCAGAGAACACCAGAAGAAACAAAACTAGGTACCGCTATTCATGTCAAAGATCTTAGTTTAGTTCACTCGCGAAGCTTGTTCTCAAATGCATAATTGTGTATAATCGACTCTTTGCATGCAGAATCAGGGACTGGTACTGGACGAGAGATTGTGGTCAGTATATACCAGCTTCTATTTTGATTTGTGTATGAATCAGTTTTTGGCTTGCATCAACTTATAATTGGTTTGACTGTTAAATGTAAGCTTAGTTGTGACTTGAATGAATATTGCATTTTATTTCTCTCCAACTCTTTTTGATACATTAAGAAACATATGACTGCTCCATTGATAACTTCGTCTGTTCAAAAGCCACTGCTAAGCAAGTCGAAGAAATTTATTTCCATCTTTGAAAACTAGCTGACACACCGGTTTGACTTATGTAGattttttcatttaaaaattGCTTCCATCCAGCAAGAGCTTTTGTATAAACAGATCACAGAAAGAGGCCTTGCTTCTAAAgtaataaatattaattgttgGGGGAAAGGTGATGTGAGTCATATATCATATGTCATACTGAGAAGTGTACAGAGTTCTTGCAAGTATTCTTAGTGGAACGCTAGATTTGAGCCTGACTTGGACCGagtagaagaaatagaagaatcATTAGTGAAGAAAGCCTACACCTAGATGGGCAGATGGATAGACCTCCTAAGACCCTGCTATCTTGGAGTCTTGTGCATTGGGTTTCTGCAAGAGCAGGGAATTACCACTTCAACTGTGCATGTTATTTCATAGTTCTACTTTCTACAGAAATCTAAAATGATAATCAAGATGATTGGTAAATCGGAGAGTTAACTATAGGCTCCTACTGCCTCCTGATGTTCCATTGCTGCAATCAGTGTTTGACATTAGCTGGGTGCTCAGTTACTACCTACTATTGGGTTAGTGCAGGAGAATACATATTTAGAGGTGGAAATTAAAATTGAAGCGAACTGGTAGTTTTTCCATATTTCTTACTTCCTCTGTGTTAACTAGGATGTCCACCtttccttttttacttccttCTGAAATACCGTATACTATcttaagaaaaaaattaagtaTATTTTACTGTCTCGAAAATTTTTATCGGACCACGTTTACTCTTCACAAAAGAACTTTTCTAATTCTCTTCTCGATTAACAAACAAAAAGTATTATGCACCTACATGTTTCCCCTAGAGTAAATAATTCACTTTTAACTATAACCTAAGTCAAACTAAGATGTTCCAATTTGGGAGGAGGATGTTATATATTTTGTGTTTTAACTGTCATCATTATTATAATTcttattattgtcattgttattgttattactgctgctatTGGTGTTACTATCATTGTCATCGTCATCCTCAATATTATTATAACCATCAGTATCACCGACCAGCAGTCCAGCACTACCACCGCCACCATCTTCATCTTCTAATGGATTGAAATTCACTCCGAGGCTTTCAAAAACTTATATGAAGCTCTTGTTACAACCACTTTTTATCTGAAATTTTTATCCTCTTCCAGGGTCATTATCATCTGAAAATCTTCACACAGGACACCTGCAttacatcattatcattatcattatcattatcaatgCCTATACT
Proteins encoded in this window:
- the LOC107825671 gene encoding uncharacterized protein LOC107825671 isoform X1 → MVTSTLPDALFGSVQYHPSISSRRHHDPVQFFAVKSLSTANRRSSGGKRKVLFAEAWLCKPRHVVFSSMDDSAEALTDFLDDGDGNSLGSSKVVGVDDNELLATRKALSDARARNKAIEKERDQLLEKLARSEAKQKEYLSTVMHDKDLAISELEVAEALFNNKLEESLEEKFSLESKLVLAKQDAVELAVQVEKLAEIAFQQATSHILEDAQLRVSAAEASAAEASFQIEEQIRSASEGAINSVLQQSKDAIEKALAVAESVGDHTTKAMAAFVDNMGPVDEIISVQSQNIKLSNTVNDLESQLLIYRNDIDRLKLELKQARKEAKAYELRANDVEKLLLEFQESSRKAAVQQEEEIKSLLEKMRKDATEKRKAASKAFKLEIERMKASIEAAKEIARSQDEAYMRRCEALQRSLRAAEAASKMWRQRAEMAEDLLLKKSSSEERDEEAIYSVNGGRIDLLMDDDSQKWKLLTDGPRRPTPEWMARRIRSLRPRFPPRKTHVSEAMTAGYKTLDLPKPDEVWSIAQEKLKEGDVLVEHVIEKEVIEKKRKALERALQRKTVKWQRTPEETKLESGTGTGREIVFQGFNWESWRREWYLELANKAADLSRSGITAVWFPPPTESVAPQGYMPSDLYNLNSAYGSVEELRSCIEEMHNQDLLALGDVVLNHRCAHKQSPNGVWNIFGGKLAWGPEAIVCDDPNFQGRGNPSSGDIFHAAPNIDHSQEFVRQDVKEWLNWLRNDIGFDGWRLDFVRGFSGGYVKEYIEASNPAFSIGEYWDSLAYEGGNLCYNQDAHRQRIVNWINATGGSSSAFDVTTKGILHSALHNQYWRLIDPQGKPTGVMGWWPSRAVTFLENHDTGSTQGHWPFPRDKLTQGYAYILTHPGTPVIFYDHFYDFGIRDIINELIEARRRAGIHCRSALKIYHANNDGYVAQIGDTLVMKLGHLDWNPSKEVHLDGTWQKFVDKGPEYQIWLRQ
- the LOC107825671 gene encoding uncharacterized protein LOC107825671 isoform X2; this encodes MHYLDLFNIILAFLRADIMTLFNFLLLSHFPQPIEGVLVGKEKFYSRKPGSANQDMSFSRAWFTFLCLLQDDSAEALTDFLDDGDGNSLGSSKVVGVDDNELLATRKALSDARARNKAIEKERDQLLEKLARSEAKQKEYLSTVMHDKDLAISELEVAEALFNNKLEESLEEKFSLESKLVLAKQDAVELAVQVEKLAEIAFQQATSHILEDAQLRVSAAEASAAEASFQIEEQIRSASEGAINSVLQQSKDAIEKALAVAESVGDHTTKAMAAFVDNMGPVDEIISVQSQNIKLSNTVNDLESQLLIYRNDIDRLKLELKQARKEAKAYELRANDVEKLLLEFQESSRKAAVQQEEEIKSLLEKMRKDATEKRKAASKAFKLEIERMKASIEAAKEIARSQDEAYMRRCEALQRSLRAAEAASKMWRQRAEMAEDLLLKKSSSEERDEEAIYSVNGGRIDLLMDDDSQKWKLLTDGPRRPTPEWMARRIRSLRPRFPPRKTHVSEAMTAGYKTLDLPKPDEVWSIAQEKLKEGDVLVEHVIEKEVIEKKRKALERALQRKTVKWQRTPEETKLESGTGTGREIVFQGFNWESWRREWYLELANKAADLSRSGITAVWFPPPTESVAPQGYMPSDLYNLNSAYGSVEELRSCIEEMHNQDLLALGDVVLNHRCAHKQSPNGVWNIFGGKLAWGPEAIVCDDPNFQGRGNPSSGDIFHAAPNIDHSQEFVRQDVKEWLNWLRNDIGFDGWRLDFVRGFSGGYVKEYIEASNPAFSIGEYWDSLAYEGGNLCYNQDAHRQRIVNWINATGGSSSAFDVTTKGILHSALHNQYWRLIDPQGKPTGVMGWWPSRAVTFLENHDTGSTQGHWPFPRDKLTQGYAYILTHPGTPVIFYDHFYDFGIRDIINELIEARRRAGIHCRSALKIYHANNDGYVAQIGDTLVMKLGHLDWNPSKEVHLDGTWQKFVDKGPEYQIWLRQ